The Eleginops maclovinus isolate JMC-PN-2008 ecotype Puerto Natales chromosome 6, JC_Emac_rtc_rv5, whole genome shotgun sequence DNA segment GCGGCATCTACCTaatctatttttttaaaacaagacagagtttttttttacttgatttaCAATTTTACATTTATTCCAGTATTTGTTAGTTGTGTGTAAAAAAGTGTAACGTGCTTCAACCAGCCGGAATGCTAAAGCAAGAGAGCTATGTCAGGAAAAGCTAGCCTTGGATACATTATTtgtaaagaaagtaaaaatgtgtttgattattagacattgtagaaatgttttaatttatccAACATGATGAGGAAACAAAGACCCTCGTGGTACCCAAAAGTTACTAGCCCTGCTAAAAGATTTTGCCTAGCCTAGCAGACTAAGTTAGCACCACAGCCTCTTTCGCTAAAGATGAATTCATCCAACTTTCGTTTTCTGTgtttaagctaagctaaagttATTTACTAAAGTTGTTAAGTTATTTAATTATCATAAACTTTAGACGTTGTTATTTAACTAGTTTATTAGttcaaatgaacaaaatatttcaaataacgttaaataatgttaaagaTACTGGGTTTACCTTCACACTTGATATTGTTTGGTTAACTATCATCACAACTTAAAATCCTTTTGTTCTTCTCCATTATTTCTGCTGCTCCCTACCTTTGTACTACAGCTGAAGGATTTGTTCTATCATAATTTATAATTTTAGTGgcaaaatgtgttgtatttactCCTTTATCTCTTCTGACAGATGCTGGGAGATAATTGACGACAGCCCGTGGTGGATCATCAAAACACCTGTTTTGGTTACCATACTTGTGAGTCACGATGGGTAACATTTCATACACAGCCCTTCAAAATGCAATCAGTTTGTCATTCTTTTGCTCTTGTTGCAGGTGAACTTTTTCCTCTTCATCTGCATTATCCGTATCTTGCGACAGAAAATGAATTGCCCGGACATCGGAAGAAAGGAATCCAATCAGTACTCGTAGGTTTTCATTGCAGTGCAGAAACTCTATCATACTCTTTTCTTATCAGGTGACATTGAACACGTTCTTCTTCTACCGCTTCGTTGTAGGAAGTGAGCAATCACTGATCCTGCATAGGGAAAAGCCCAGCCTTGACTATAgcttttaaaggttttaacaAGGTTGGACAGAAGCCTTCCCTTTTTCACttcctttgttgtttgttttctgactttttcagGAGACTGGCTAAATCGACTTTGCTGTTGATACCTCTTTTTGGCATAAATTACATCCTTTTTGCCTTCATGCCTGACCACATCCACCACCAAGTTAGGATGGTTTTCGATCTTATTCTGGGGTCCTTTCAGGTAACGTCACATGACAACTTGCAAAGTAATAGCAGTATCGAAACTTTCCAAATGTTAGACAGAAGCAACAGTACTTACTTATAAACTACATTATCTATCTTTTGACTTCTTTTGGATTGCCATGTTGTGTCTAAGATCAAAAGTTGtgtcataaatataaaaaacagatAGAAAATAGAAGAGATACTTTCATTCTGTAAAGTTACATGAAAACCGCAAGATGAAGACATGTTGTCTAATAAGGCAAGTAAATGGCTGATTTagctgaaatgtttaaaattctTCACTTGAATAATGAGATGGCTGATTTACAGTTGGTACTAAATAGAAAATGAATGCTGAGAGCCAAGTGCAAAGATGGATTCATAGCGATGGAAAGTATTTCTCATTTATAACCATTTTAGCTCAGAATGATATCTCCTTGGAACATTTCCCAGAGATCTAAATGATGGACCTCCTGTCTGAGCCTAAAGTTAGTCGTAATCTTACCATCATTATTCATACACAAGCATTTTGAGTGTTTCCCCAGCTGTAATATCACTCTggtatttcttttcaaaaacagCCGCTATCAGGCTGTGCGTATTATATTCTTCTCTCTTCCACAGGGCTTTGTCGTTGCAGTTCTGTACTGCTTTCTGAATGGAGAGGTTAGTaaatgcaaacataaaacagCTCTTGATGTTTACAGTCCTTTTATGCCACTTCATCAAATTTTAAGTCCCACTCCTATTTGCCTTACACTCTTAATCCCCACCTCATCAACCTGTTTGCATTCTTCCTGCTTGTCTCGTCTACAGGTACAGGCGGAGATTAAACGTAAGTGGCGCAGATGGATGCTGCAGAGGTTCCTGGGTGCAGGCACCAAGTACAAGCAGCCCTCTATAGGCAGCAATGGCAACAACTTCAGCACCCAGATCACGATGTTGACCAAATGCAGCCCTACAACACGCCGGGCGTCTGAGTGTCAAGAGCACTTCTCTGCTATCTGaaacctctctgtgtttctatcATTGGGTACTGAATTATACACATATGCACTGTTGCCAAGCATTACATATTGGTTGCTGGAGGTTAATACAACATATTTTGCCGAGGCTAATATTTGTTCATCGTAACTCTATCGATTACCAGTTTTTTGCAAGGGGGAAAAGGCATCTGAACTAATTTCCTCAAAGTAACATTTGTGTGGCTGTTATATAGCTTTGATCAGGAATGAACTTTCATGGTTCTGGTAGTTGACCTCTTTGACCCTCATGTATCTTATATTAACATGTGGGCTAGTGTCTTGCtgacagatttctttttaatacaAGTTTAGCTTTGAGATCACTTGATAAGGCAACCCAAACTGGCTCCTAATAAGTTGGAAATCAATTCTCAGAATACGTCTTTAATAAGGAACACAATGCCAAATACTGCAGGGCGAAAGATCATCTTGGCCACTATGTGatttaaagggaaatgaaatggaggTCTTGGCCGGTGTTTTCCATCTGATGTTAAGCAATAGTTGGACAGAGGCAGAGATGAGCTGCGTCCTATAAGAAACAAGATGTTTATTAAAAGGGTGTGTTACACAAGAGGGCTTCAAGCACTTACCCTAATGGCCCATGTTGCTCAGGAAATCCGTGGTAACAACTTGGATGAGTAGTAACAGTAGTCACATAGGAGGTATCTATAGCTAAACAATGTACGGGATGTTTCTATCCCGTCTATGACAGTTTTATACAGGGAATACACTTTGCAGAATTACTGCCGGATAACATTCCAGAGGAGACAGTAAAGCTCCCGCTTGTGAAATTTATCTCAGATTACAAAGGCTTTTAGTTTTGTCTGAGTGCAGTCGCTCAGCagatgttcatttttatttatactgttGCTGCGACTAATGGACCAGATGTATTCCATTATTAGTCCACAATGcacaacattttgaataaatacgTGGCAACACTAACGTCCATTAACTGGATTGCATGGATAATTAATTTTATTGCATTGAGTGTAAACTCTGTATTCTATGCTAGATTCAGAGATTAAGTATATTGTTATCCTTATTGTATCTTGCTGTCTTTTAGCCACGCTAGCACCATGGCTGTCAGTCAGTGATTTTGCTCCAGACGGAAATATTCTGACAACTATCGGGTGGATTGGTAGACATATACAGAGATGCATtatccccagaggatgaaccttAATAACTTTATGATCTTACGACTTTAAACTAGCACCACCAGCAGGTCTGAGTTTCTACTTATCTAGTGAAATATGTTATGTTCCAAAGCTGGTTGAAATGTGATAACTATTGTTATGCCTTTCATTTGCCATTGTCATCTACTGTATACTTTGATTTATGAACGTTTATTTAAAACTGCAAAACTAAGGACATTCTCATTTAcccaatgctaacatgctaacctAAGATTCCAAACGTGGCTACCTAAACCCtctaaacatcagcatgttattATGCTGGCACTAACGTAATATTTAACCCCTAAATGACCAAGTGTACATCAATATTTACCCCTAATCTGGAATTCTCTGAGAAGGCCTTTGTTTGTCTTGCACGCATCTGATAAATTACATATAAAAAATACCATATCGGATAGGTACGTACTTTTTCAGACATTAATATGTAAAGGCAGTCAAAGTGTCACATTTCATGTACAAGTCATTTTGGAGTTTGATGTTTAATTTAGTCCCTCTTCTTGTTGTACCAGTATGTGTAAAGCTGGAACTAACTGAACTTACCTCAGACTTATTGTCCTAAATAAATATCGTATACAGTGTAAATACAGATAAAGAGTTGGTTTATAATGTGTGTTGTGGTGATGATTTACAGTGCTAAGGTGTCAACTGGAAAACTGTGGTTTACATTAAACGTTCCTTGCTCATTCTATCTACATAATATATCCGTTACGTTTATTTTATCTGTTGTTTATCTGTAAATACGGTGTACTGTAAATGATCCTGAATCAGATGTAAAGATGTTATTgaacaaaatatcaaattatGTTGAATAAAACCATTTGCACTGTGGACAGGCCTTAAAGCAAAACAGTCAATCTTTATTTCTgcttaaaataaagcaaacaggTATTAAAGACACtagatgaaataaaataacaaataaaacagatgtaCAAATCAACATGTtagctttttataaaatacatttctaaaccATGTTCACCTCTGCCTAGCATTAACATGTATCTGTTTCCCCCTGCTGTAAAAACCAGGGGGAAACTCATAACACTTTTTCACCTTTAGAGACCAAATGTGATTGTAACTGTGAAACTTTCTGTACCCTAAACCAATTTTGGGACAATGTCCATAATGAGTACACTCATTTACTTCATTGATAATGTATCACTATTAACCTCGTTGCACCAGCAATAGTTCAGTTATAACTTGGTGAGGCGCAGAGTGTTGAGACGCACTGGGAGAATAGTGGCTCCCTCTGCGTAGCTGATCTCTCGCAAAATCCCATTCCAGCACGTGTCTGGCTCATCATAtctgtaagaaaaataaataagtcagtGTTTGTCTGCTAATAGCATCATTGGATAGcatacaacaataacaaatgcTGTTTCAAGTCCTTTTAGTTACACATGCTAAAATAAATCGATGTATTGTCCACTACGAAATTAATCAAAAATGATTCATCCTTTTGAGTAATTTTCTTCTTGAACAATCGATATTCCATTactccagcttcttaaatgtgaatattttttgGTTTCTTTAATCCTCTATTTAtgtaaactgaatatatttaggATGACAAACTATTCTAAGATATGATACAACAAACATTGTTGAgtggaaagaaaggaaaagtgCAACTTTTTGTACTGTAATTTACTTAATGAATGGATCcaagtaaaatgttgaggtaGGCCTACTTGTACTTTACGTTAGTATTCCTTTTTATgttacaattcagaggtaaattgtgtacttttactccactacatttaaaaaaaatctttagtGACTttagatttggattaatgatgtgaaatataatcctATTTCCCCGATACTTTGCCTTTTCTGAGGCACCAAAGGCGCCCTTTGTTCCCATTagatttaaagatttaaaaaagagcaCATCATTTTAGATTTTGATGTATgaaataattgttgtttttgtctgattTGTTAACGATTAGAACAACTATATAATACTATTAGACTTATCAtttgacctttatttatccttttggCAAAGTCTATAGTATGATCTTCCTATCATAATTGGAGTTTGTCAACAGATTGTTCTTTGTGGTGTTGTCATTTCAAACATTGTAGGGTATCATGTCCTGTCAACTGAAGGATGAACTGTCTGTTATTGTGGTCACATTATATTCCCTCATGTGCCCCCTCACCTCCAGACATCAGTCATCTCTGTTGGGACAGGCTCGTCACTGGTTTCACTGGGCATCATGGCAAAGCCCCCCACAGCGTACAGGCAACCCCCAGTCGAGATCAGATTGAGAGAGCTGCGCTCCTGTGGGAAGTCTGTAAACTCAGACCACCTGgagcacaacaaaacaacaacaacacaagtgATGATGGTGTTAGATGAGCTGCTATATATTACCGTATGATACACACAGCAGTGCAATCAGTGCTATTTTTATGATCTAATGATCTACCATACACACTTGATGAGTCATTACATTACAGTGGACAGAGGCTTCACCTCCTAAAAATGAGATTTGTCATATAGTTTTGTATGGCTCATACAAAACCATAGTTGTCTTACTTGTTGGCGGCAATGTCGTAGACCTCCACAGAGCTGGTGAGGCCTGCGTCCGTGACCCCTGTCACCACGTAGATCTGTTCTTTGTGTACGGTTATGCCAAACAGGGAGCGGGCCGTCTGCAGAGGAGCCAGGTCCTTCCACTCAAACTTTGTGGGGTTGTAGACACAGACCCTTTTCATGCATTTCCTACATGAATCATTGAAAACAGTGTATTAAAGGGGCTCTCCAACAGTTTATCTTATAGATGAAGTTCAGTTTACTCATTGCACAGTACCACTAAGTCTGTAAACAGTTGTAAAGAGTTTTTTTCTGTGGAAGAAAACAACCCTGATGATCTGATAAACTAAGGGaatgaactttaaaaaagagaagggggCGTTTAAAGGCAGGGGGGCTCCAGCGAAATATGCTGTCTAGTTGCATTATTAATGTAGGATACAGCGTTTTTGTAGCTTACTAGATGTAACAAATGTCATGATCTCTCAGGTTCTCTCAGCTCGAtcttgattctttttttctttctttaatgagTTTGCCCACAACTTCACAAAAGTACATCACAGAAATACCCCTTTAAAAACCTCTAGATTATTAAACTCTGTTACAAATTGATTATTGAGCTATACACAACAAATACACTATAAATTATAATACCTTAAgattttggtttttaaaatgatggcaCTGACACAATCTAGCCTTCTTATTGATAACATGGGAACACAATGTGTATACAAAACAATCTTGAAGTGTAATCAAATGATCTATATTAAACAGGTAATAGAGGACCACATACTTGCTTTCAGATTTTCCTCCAATGACGTAGACCAGACCGTTGTGTGATATGGTTCCATGGCCGTACACTTGATAAGGAAGAGGGTCAGACTCTCCCCATTTGAATGACCTGTGCAAAAAAAGAGGATGAATCATCATGAAGTAATGCTTATTATTACAGCGTATCTACAGACTCATGCAGCAATAATAGTGATAAGAGATGATGGTGTGGGAGATCTTCAGGAATTCAATAATTCAATTTGGTACACGATCATGTACCATATttcatacatttgtatttttcataaaAATTCAATGGTGAAGTTAAAGGCTGAGAAATTTCTACAGCTTTTGAGACAAAATCAGACAAAAAATGCATCGTAACAAAGTAACATTACATGATAGCAATACATGCTTTACACAGGACAATGATGCAGCATTTTATATCTATAGAaataatgcttttattgtgacaATGAGAGTGATGGTGTGACACTTTCTGACTATTTAAAAGGAGGCTTGATTTCTGATTAATAGGAATCATTTCCTGAAAAGTCTTCCCTTGAAAAATACTGGTGTTTTCATTTAGATAATGGATTTAAAGAAGATCCATCTCCACACTTACTGTCTGTCATAGATGATGACTGAGTCGAGGGCATGCTCTCCATTCTTCAGCTCCTTTCCTCCAACAACAAAGATGGAGTTTTCAGCTTCAGTGAGGCCGAACAGACAGCGAGGGTTAGGTTGTGAAGGCATCCCTAACCATTCTGAACTCACTGGGTCAAACTGGGGATTAAAACAATGATAAGTGAGGATTGAGGCACAAGGAAGTGAAATTTGAACTTGTTTTTCAGGTTACAAAACACACTCTACCTGCAGGAAGTAAGAGCTGAATGGTTCATCTTTGTCCTCCTCGTTGTAGATAAGTCCTCCGACAACAAACACCTGGTTCTCCTTGGTCACCAGGCTGCAGTGGTTCTTGGGAATCTTTGTTGACTCTGAGGCCACAAAGCATTCATTTCCTACTGGGTCATAGGCCACAGTCCCTGTGTCACTGATCATAAGTATCAGTTCCAGCTCAAACATCCCAAAGCGAGGGTTGTTGTTGAGTATACCCGGCAAGTACCCTTCAACCtcatcgtcctcctcctcgctttcttctcctccctttgCCTCGTCACTTTCAAGCTTCTTGGGTTTTGGCAGACGCCCTTTGTAAGCATCCTTGACCAGATCCAGCTCCTTCTTGATTTCCTGGCTGAACCGCAGGTACTGGTGACGCTCTACTTTCTCTTTGAAGTAATCCGGAGTTATGAGCCTGAAACGGATGCAGTGCAAAAGCTCTGGAAGGTCCTTAATGCGATTTGTCTCATCATGTTTGACCCAGTCCATTAGAGATTCAAACACCAGCTCCTCCCGCTCAATGTTGAGGGCGTCTGAGGTGATGATGATGGCCAGCTCGCTTGGGCCCAACTGATGGAAGTCCTGGTCTCTGACAACCACCTGGTAGCGTTCGCAGATGAAGTCTCTAGCATTCAGAGTAAGCCTGGGACAATCCAGCAGCAGTCCCAGCCTGAAGATAGCCAAGCAGTTTCCCAGAACCAGCTTCTCTTGGAGGTaggacacacatacagagaagATAGAGGGTATCTGGTACATGTTAGCAACCATGAAGATATCCTGGACGTTTTGTTCTGTCAGATTAATGTCAGAGGTGTATAAGTAGCGCAGGATCATCTTAATGACACTTGGCTCCACATCTTTGAGGACAATCTCGCGCTTCTTGCTCTCCTCCAGTTCGGACAGGAACATGGCCTTGAAGAAAGGGCTGCTTGCGGCCAAAACCAAGCGGTGGCAGGGGAACTCCTCTTCTTGAATTTTGAGGACGCAGTCCACAAACTTTTCATTCTCCAAGAGGTCACACAATCCGTCCTGAAGCAGAGACTGTTGGTACATCCGAGGCTGCTCCACCGGGTCTATAGTCAGGGCAGCCATTTTGTTCTGTCGACCTAATGCTGGTTGGGTTTCGTGGGCTCCCTACTCGCTCCCCACAACAGAGCAGGACTGTCAGCGTGCACAGGGCGGCTCGGATCACT contains these protein-coding regions:
- the LOC134866483 gene encoding kelch-like protein 40a yields the protein MAALTIDPVEQPRMYQQSLLQDGLCDLLENEKFVDCVLKIQEEEFPCHRLVLAASSPFFKAMFLSELEESKKREIVLKDVEPSVIKMILRYLYTSDINLTEQNVQDIFMVANMYQIPSIFSVCVSYLQEKLVLGNCLAIFRLGLLLDCPRLTLNARDFICERYQVVVRDQDFHQLGPSELAIIITSDALNIEREELVFESLMDWVKHDETNRIKDLPELLHCIRFRLITPDYFKEKVERHQYLRFSQEIKKELDLVKDAYKGRLPKPKKLESDEAKGGEESEEEDDEVEGYLPGILNNNPRFGMFELELILMISDTGTVAYDPVGNECFVASESTKIPKNHCSLVTKENQVFVVGGLIYNEEDKDEPFSSYFLQFDPVSSEWLGMPSQPNPRCLFGLTEAENSIFVVGGKELKNGEHALDSVIIYDRQSFKWGESDPLPYQVYGHGTISHNGLVYVIGGKSESKKCMKRVCVYNPTKFEWKDLAPLQTARSLFGITVHKEQIYVVTGVTDAGLTSSVEVYDIAANKWSEFTDFPQERSSLNLISTGGCLYAVGGFAMMPSETSDEPVPTEMTDVWRYDEPDTCWNGILREISYAEGATILPVRLNTLRLTKL